A genomic region of Pseudopipra pipra isolate bDixPip1 chromosome W, bDixPip1.hap1, whole genome shotgun sequence contains the following coding sequences:
- the LOC135406375 gene encoding olfactory receptor 14J1-like, whose protein sequence is MCYDRYVAICKPLHYRTLLGSRACAHMAAAAWATGFLTALLHTANTFSLPLCQGNALGQFFCEIPHILKLSCSHSGYLRELGLIGVTACLVFGCFIFIVFSYVQIFRAVLRIPSEQGRHKAFSTCLPHLAVVSLFVSTGTFAYLKPPSISSPSLDLALSVLYSVVPQAVNPFIYSLRNQELKDSIRKMMTGCFSGATKSQFLVCSIQKGTP, encoded by the coding sequence atgtgctacgaccgctacgttgccatctgcaaacccctgcactacaggaccctcctgggcagcagagcttgtgcccacatggcagcagctgcctgggccactggctttctcactgctctgctgcacacagccaatacattttccctgcccctgtgccagggcaatgccctgggccagttcttctgtgaaatcccacacatcctcaagctctcctgctcacactcaggctacctcagggaacttGGCCTCATTGGGGTTACTGCctgtttagtgtttggttgtttcattttcattgttttctcctatgtgcagatcttcagggctgtgctgaggatcccctctgagcagggacggcacaaagccttttccacgtgcctccctcacctggccgtggtctccctgtttgtcagcactggcacatttgcctacctgaagcccccctccatctcctccccatccctggatctggccctgtcTGTTCTGTATTCTGTGGTGCCTCAAGCagtgaaccccttcatctacagcctcaggaaccaggagctcaaggattccataagaaaaatgatgactggatgcttttcaggagcaacaAAGAGTCAGtttctggtgtgtagcattcagaaggggactccttaa
- the LOC135405293 gene encoding zinc finger protein 664-like, which yields MDLGRRNPQANVLSPCFPPHQDFSFPKLGQMKEAGRKRKVPWAPQAGPELRTESPEDKSPRQSLVGEAVLKGSPAQEGSGEEKGRRSPHRRGSKASPGCSEEERASLCREGGQSLRGSSELVVLEQPPSREKPFRCLDCGKSFKASTTLLTHQHIHTGERPYTCGECGKSFKCSSNLVRHKRIHTGERPYTCGECGKNFRDSSTLLTHQHIHTGERPYTCGECGKSFNCSSNLRNHRRVHTGERPYTCGECGKSFSDISTLRSHQRIHTREQPYTCGECGKSFRTSSSLLVHQRIHTGERPYKCLECGKRFQTSSHLLLHQRTHTDERPFRCTDCGKGFKQSSALVTHRRIHTGERPHKCLECGKRFRTSSNLLLHQRTHTDERPFRCTDCGKSFSQNSSLVTHRRIHTGERPYKCGECGKSFAQSCTLTKHQQTHR from the exons atggacttgggcaggaggaacccccaagccaacgtgctcagcccttgttttcccccccatcaggatttctccttcccaaagcttggccagatgaaggaggctgggaggaagaggaaggtgccttgggccccccaggcag gccccgagctgaggacggagagcccggaggacaaatccccccggcagagcctggtgggagaggccgttttgaagggctccccggcgcaggaaggcagtggggaggaaaagggccggagatccccccacaggaggggctccaaagccagcccagggtgctctgaggaggaaagagccagcctgtgccgggaaggcggccagagcttgagggggagctctgagctggtggtccttgagcagcctcccagcagggagaagcccttcaggtgcttggacTGTGGTAAGAGCTTCAAGGCCAGCAccaccctcctcacccaccagcacatccacactggggagcggccctacacgtgtggggaatgtgggaagagcttcaagtGCAGCTCCAACCTAGTCCGACAcaagcgcatccacactggggaacggccctacacgtgtggggaatgtgggaagaacttcagggacagctccaccctcctcacccaccagcacatccacaccggggaacggccctacacgtgtggggaatgtgggaagagcttcaactgcagctccaacctACGCAACCACCGTCGTgtccacactggagaacggccctacacatgtggggaatgtgggaagagcttcagtgacatcTCTACCCTCCGCagccaccagcgcatccacaccagAGAgcagccctacacgtgtggggagtgtgggaagagcttcaggacgAGCTCCAGCCTCCTCGTCCACCAACGCATCCACACcggagaacggccctacaagtgcttggaatgtgggaagagatttcagaccagctcacatctcctcctgcaccagcggacgcacacggatgagaggcccttccgctgcaccgactgcgggaagggcttcaagcagagctccgcccttgtcacccaccggcgcattcACACTGGGGAGCGGCCccacaagtgcttggaatgtgggaagaggtttcggaccagctccaatctcctcctgcaccagcggacacacacagatgagaggcccttccgctgcaccgactgtgggaagagcttcagccagaactcttcccttgtcacccaccgacgcatccacaccggggagaggccctacaagtgtggggagtgtgggaagagctttgcccaGAGCTGTACCTTGACCAAACATCAACagacccaccggtaa